The Cloeon dipterum chromosome 3, ieCloDipt1.1, whole genome shotgun sequence genome includes a region encoding these proteins:
- the LOC135938669 gene encoding unc-112-related protein-like: protein MMSNGQIVGDGSWNLRVFITDFEMERTLRVKGDLHIGGVMLKLVEELEITMDWSEHALWWPAKNRWLLRTRSTLDQCGVGADATLHFTPMKKKLRVQLPDLRYLDATVDFSVKTFNAVVHLCRELGVRHPEELSFCKPLEPNHLKYNLKDLPRKRQENGHVPADTNTFVAGDSHSSNSSLEKSNSTPFLCAPVSPPRNNHSHSNATTPISSPLNTTGTWKRNNQTNGGPLFNGANDSTFNTSVLSIEALNGSIDSSLASSPAHPSPEARSKLLRPKSLVERARMNVAWLDSSLSIMEQGVREYDTLCLRFKFYSFYDLNPKNDMVRINQIYEQARWQIINEEIDCTEEEMLMFSALQVQVNLQAGQKQPQYEDSLREENNDEDDIDAALTDLQVTLEGSNISRGPNDITYVPELSGYMRFLKPKRFTLKAFKRYWFTCRDLRLELYRSREDANAGAQYSHLINLRGCEVTPDVNISQNKYGIRLEVPSADGMSEMWIRCENEEQYAKWMAACRLASKGRTLADSSYDNEVKTIQAFLSMQHPAQAPAINPAGLGLDITPEDYVAPRYIRKLKSKLVQRILEAHANVKDLNLIEAKMNYIKAWQSLPEYGMSLFIVKFMGHKKEELLGVAFNRLMRMEMSSGDHLKTWRYNTMKAWNVNWEVKHMMVQFEEENIIFSCLSADCKVVHEFIGGYIFLSMRSKEANQSLNEELFHKLTGGWV from the exons AGATCACAATGGATTGGTCGGAGCACGCCCTTTGGTGGCCGGCGAAAAACCGGTGGCTGCTGAGGACGCGATCCACCCTAGACCAGTGTGGGGTCGGGGCCGACGCTACGCTCCATTTCACGCCGATGAAGAAGAAGCTCAGGGTCCAACTGCCTGACCTGCGTTACCTGGACGCCACGGTCGACTTCTCCGTCAAGACATTCAACGCCGTCGTTCACTTGTGCAGAGAACTTG GTGTCCGCCACCCTGAGGAACTATCCTTCTGCAAACCCCTGGAGCCGAACCACCTGAAATACAACCTGAAGGACCTGCCTCGAAAGCGCCAAGAGAACGGACACGTCCCTGCTGACACAAACACATTCGTCGCTGGAGACTCGCACAGTTCAAACAGCTCTCTGGAAAAGAGCAACTCGACGCCATTCTTGTGCGCTCCGGTGTCGCCTCCAAGAAACAACCACAGCCACAGCAATGCAACCACACCAATCAGCTCGCCTCTTAACACC actGGCACGTGGAAGAGAAACAACCAGACGAACGGAGGCCCGCTGTTCAACGGCGCCAACGACTCGACGTTCAACACAAGCGTGCTGTCGATCGAGGCGCTGAACGGCAGCATCGACTCGTCGCTGGCGTCCAGCCCCGCGCACCCGAGTCCTGAGGCGCGCTCCAAGCTGCTCAGGCCCAAGTCGCTGGTGGAGCGGGCGCGCATGAACGTCGCATGGCTCGACTCGTCGCTCTCGATCATGGAGCAGGGCGTCAGGGAGTACGACACGCTGTGCCTGCGCTTCAAGTTCTACTCATTCTACGACCTTAACCCCAAGAACGACATGGTCAGGATCAACCAGATCTACGAGCAGGCCCGGTGGCAGATCATCAACGAGGAAATCGACTGCACCGAGGAGGAGATGCTCATGTTCTCGGCACTTCAG GTACAAGTTAATCTTCAGGCTGGCCAGAAACAACCCCAATACGAAGACTCGTTGCGCGAGGAAAACAACGACGAAGATGATATTGACGCCGCCCTCACAGACCTCCAAGTAACTCTGGAAGGCTCCAACATCAGCCGCGGGCCCAATGACATCACCTATGTTCCAGAACTCTCTGGCTACATGAGATTCCTGAA ACCAAAAAGGTTCACCCTGAAAGCGTTCAAGCGCTACTGGTTCACCTGCCGCGACCTGAGATTGGAGCTGTACCGTTCGCGCGAGGACGCCAACGCCGGCGCGCAGTACTCACACCTGATCAATTTGCGCGGCTGTGAGGTGACGCCTGACGTGAACATCTCGCAGAACAAGTACGGCATCAGGCTGGAAGTGCCAAGCGCTGACGGCATGTCCGAGATGTGGATCAGATGCGAGAAC GAGGAGCAGTACGCAAAGTGGATGGCCGCGTGCAGGCTGGCCTCAAAGGGCAGAACCCTGGCCGACAGCTCGTATGACAACGAGGTCAAGACCATCCAGGCCTTCCTTTCTATGCAACATCCGGCCCAAGCGCCGGCCATCAATCCAGCCGGACTCGGTCTAGACATCACGCCTGAGGACTACGTCGCTCCCAGGTACATCAGGAAGCTGAAGAGCAAG TTGGTGCAGAGAATTCTTGAAGCGCATGCCAACGTGAAGGACCTGAACCTGATCGAGGCGAAAATGAACTACATCAAGGCCTGGCAGTCACTGCCCGAGTATGGAATGTCTTTGTTCATCGTCAAGTTCATGGGCCACAAGAAGGAGGAACTGCTAGGCGTTGCATTCAACAGGCTGATGCGCATGGAGATGAGCTCTGGAGACCATCTTAAGACCTGGCGCTACAACACGATGAAG GCCTGGAACGTGAACTGGGAGGTGAAGCACATGATGGTGCAGTTCGAGGAGGAGAACATCATCTTCAGTTGTCTCTCAGCAGATTGCAAAGTGGTCCACGAGTTCATCGGTGGCTACATCTTCCTCTCGATGAGGTCGAAAGAGGCGAACCAGTCGCTGAACGAGGAACTCTTCCACAAACTGACCGGCGGTTGGGTTTAA
- the LOC135938672 gene encoding SET and MYND domain-containing protein 4-like: MEAADRQKECEASRKRGSTLLRDGQHLEAVAAFTRSLALAPTAASRGLAYAGRSAVLEAAGHFRQAADDARRALGLDYPDLLKYKLHLRMAVCRKTLGQHAEAEESLRQATELIQGCQLPEEKKGRLLEEAADEFRAVATSKGQGLCVRYLDAPELSHGWREEGDKRLSSAVEVKNDEKFGRHLLAARDINTGDVLLVETPLIAFLLEAENFDKGHKEALWTHCSHCYKMCLNLEPCPDCPWALYCSEECRKGAWSGYHKLECRMRRKYDLLKAPCDPDSSGSWTRIMIKALSTLTPAACLENSPRVAEILSLLPDVYDDEKLERIRKLAKTICAVCCEELSAEQRENLAKVCERILLVFQRNSYTIDESHFVPSIDAFRSREVIGRAMYPTVALMNHSCDANTTRVYHLGTQVVRAIRPIKKGEQIFSSYGPEYGGMPKSRRQAILRKKFYFECDCDSCDDDWPLIGATMGQVPEFLRQPVHIPLLKEIVQNVIANKTIQGRCYSKVVDKDILEKCRKLQNLFVAQGESRVNWIYFFTEKCIVNNFDLSAKIWLSATGDPYLSPFNEDSIFAVY, from the exons ATGGAAGCAGCCGACCGGCAGAAAGAGTGCGAGGCGAGCCGCAAGAGGGGCAGTACCCTTTTGAGGGACGGCCAGCACCTGGAGGCCGTGGCCGCCTTCACTCGGAGCCTCGCCCTGGCGCCGACCGCCGCCTCCAGAGGGCTGGCCTACGCAGGCCGCAGCGCCGTCCTCGAGGCCGCCGGCCACTTCCGACAGGCCGCCGACGACGCCCGTCGCGCCCTCGGCCTCGACTACCCCGACCTGCTCAAGTACAAACTGCACCTGCGGATGGCCGTGTGCCGGAAGACGCTGGGCCAGCATGCCGAGGCCGAGGAGAGCCTCCGGCAGGCCACGGAACTGATCCAGGGTTGCCAGCTGCCCGAGGAGAAAAAGGGCCGGCTGCTAGAGGAGGCGGCAGATGAGTTCCGAGCGGTGGCGACCAGCAAGGGTCAAGGTTTGTGCGTCAGGTACCTCGATGCGCCTGAGCTAAGCCACGGATGGCGGGAGGAGGGCGACAAAAGGCTCTCGTCCGCCGTTGAAGTGAAAAATGACGAAAAGTTCGGACGGCACTTGCTGGCCGCCAGAGACATCAATACAG GAGACGTGTTGCTGGTGGAAACGCCGCTGATTGCATTTCTGCTCGAGGCGGAGAACTTCGACAAAGGGCACAAAGAGGCCCTCTGGACGCATTGCTCGCACTGCTACAAAATGTGCCTCAACTTGGAGCCGTGCCCCGATTGCCCTTGG GCTCTCTACTGCAGCGAAGAGTGCAGAAAAGGCGCGTGGAGCGGCTACCACAAGCTCGAGTGCAGAATGCGCCGCAAGTACGACCTGTTGAAGGCCCCTTGCGACCCTGATAGCTCCGGTTCGTGGACAAGAATAATGATCAAAGCCCTGTCAACCCTGACCCCGGCCGCCTGTCTGGAAAACAGTCCGCGGGTGGCGGAAATTCTGTCCCTGCTGCCGGACGTCTACGACGACGAAAAGCTCGAAAGGATCCGGAAGCTGGCCAAAACCATCTGCGCTGTGTGTTGCGAAGAGCTGAGCGCCGAGCAGCGTGAAAATCTGGCCAAAGTATGCGAGAGGATTCTGCTTGTTTTCCAGAGGAACTCGTACACCATTGACGAGAGCCACTTTGTGCCATCGATCGACGCTTTCCGCTCCAGGGAGGTCATTGGAAGGGCCATGTACCCCACCGTGGCGCTAATGAACCATTCGTGTGACGCAAATACCACCAGGGTTTACCACCTCGGCACTCAG gttGTCAGGGCAATAAGACCGATCAAGAAAGGTGAGCAGATATTCAGCAGTTACGGCCCAGAGTACGGCGGGATGCCAAAGTCGCGGAGGCAAGCCATTCTCAGGAAAAAATTCTACTTCGAATGCGACTGCGACTCGTGCGACGACGACTGGCCGTTGATAGGCGCGACAATGGGCCAAGTTCCTGAATTCCTCAGGCAGCCGGTTCACATCCCTTTGCTGAAAGAG ATCGTGCAAAACGTGATTGCTAATAAAACGATCCAAGGACGCTGTTACTCCAAAGTGGTCGACAAGGACATTCTGGAAAAGTGCAGAAAGCTCCAGAATTTGTTCGTGGCACAAGGCGAGTCCAGGGTCAACTGGATTTATTTCTTCACGGAAAAATGCATCGTCAACAATTTTGACCTGTCAGCTAAAATTTGGTTGAGTGCCACAGGAGACCCGTATTTGTCTCCTTTCAACGAAGATTCTATATTCGCAGTTTATTAG
- the hgo gene encoding homogentisate 1,2-dioxygenase, whose amino-acid sequence MTSKEEFKYLSGFGNEFATEDPRCPGALPVGQNNPQKCPYGLYAEQLSGTAFTVPRHENKRSWLYRIRPSVIHKPFVPLNVAQYFTHNWNENEPNPNQMRWKPYDIPSGDNVVDFVQGLHTVCGAGDPKARNGIAIHVYLCNTSMINSCFYNSDGNFLFVPQQGRLKITSEFGKLTVDPNEICVIQQGIRFSIEVEGPTRGYILEVFDAHFQLPYLGPIGANGLANPRDFLTPVAWFEDRDVPEGFRVVTKFQGKLFEAKQLHSPFDVVAWHGNYAPYKYNLEYFMVINATQFDHADPSIFTVLTCPSNKPGVAIADFVIFPPRWAVQDHTFRPPYYHRNCMSEFMGLIKGNYEAKEDGFAPGGASLHSIMTPHGPDYKCFEGASNGELKPVRVADGTQAFMFETSLSLAVTKWGEETCQKLDHTYYECWQPLKKHFNPNWKPE is encoded by the exons ATGACTTCAAAGGAGGAATTCAAG TATCTGAGTGGATTCGGCAACGAGTTCGCTACTGAGGATCCGCGCTGTCCCGGCGCCCTCCCCGTCGGACAGAACAACCCCCAGAAGTGTCCTTACGGCTTGTACGCTGAGCAGTTGTCTGGAACGGCATTCACAG TTCCGAGGCACGAGAACAAGCGCTCGTGGCTGTACAGAATTAGACCGTCAGTGATCCACAAACCATTTGTGCCactgaacgttgcgcaatatTTTACGCACAACTGGAACGAAAATGAGCCCAACCCAAACCAG ATGCGGTGGAAACCCTACGACATTCCCTCGGGCGACAATGTTGTTGACTTCGTGCAAGGCTTGCACACCGTCTGCGGAGCAGGCGACCCGAAAGCGAGGAACGGCATCGCGATTCACGTCTATTTGTGCAACACGTCGATGATCAACTCATGCTTCTACAATTCTGACGGCAACTTTTTATTCG tgCCCCAGCAAGGTCGTCTCAAAATTACATCAGAATTCGGCAAATTAACCGTGGACCCGAATGAAATCTGCGTGATTCag CAAGGAATTCGGTTTTCCATTGAGGTCGAGGGACCAACTCGTGGTTACATTCTCGAGGTTTTCGATGCCCACTTCCAGTTGCCTTATCTTGGACCCATTG gTGCAAATGGTCTGGCCAATCCAAGAGATTTCCTGACTCCGGTTGCCTGGTTCGAGGACCGAGACGTGCCTGAGGGTTTCAGGGTGGTGACCAAATTCCAGGGCAAGCTCTTCGAGGCCAAACAGCTGCACAGCCCCTTTGACGTGGTCGCTTGGCACGGCAACTACGCTCCGTACAAGTACAATCTTGAATATTTCATGGTCATCAATGCAACTCAATTCGACCATGCT gatcCGTCAATTTTTACGGTGCTGACATGCCCGTCTAACAAGCCTGGAGTGGCAATTGCTGACTTTGTCATTTTTCCCCCAAGATGGGCAGTTCAGGATCACACATTCCGGCCACCGTACTATCAcc GAAATTGCATGAGTGAGTTCATGGGGCTAATCAAAGGAAATTACGAGGCTAAAGAGGACGGATTCGCTCCTGGAGGCGCTTCCCTGCACTCAATCATGACTCCCCACGGTCCCGACTACAAGTGCTTCGAAGGGGCTTCCAATGGCGAATTGAAGCCCGTTCGAGTTGCTGATGGCActcag gccTTCATGTTCGAGACGTCCTTGAGTCTAGCTGTCACAAAGTGGGGAGAGGAGACCTGTCAAAAGCTGGACCACACTTATTACGAGTGCTGGCAGCCGCTGAAGAAGCATTTTAATCCTAACTGGAAGCCCGAGTAA